The following nucleotide sequence is from Ornithodoros turicata isolate Travis chromosome 2, ASM3712646v1, whole genome shotgun sequence.
CAGGCAACTCTGACCGGATGTCCCATACGTACCACACAGGCTGGGGTCAGCCTCGACTAAACGAACATGCCGGGAAGCGTATTTCCAAAACATATGGCGCACAGCCAGCGCGGCCTTCCTTCTCGCACATCGCTCCTGTTGCCGCAGTGCGCATGCTCTTTGTAACCATGGAGACGCCGCCGCCAAGTGGTCTCGTCAGCGCAGCAACAACTCCGCCGTCCACGCTTGACccgcgcgcatgcgcagtaTAAACCGCAGCGCTCACAGAAATTCCGCGCGCTTTTTAACGCCCTCGCGTAGACTGCGTATCTGATGTCCGACTCCTCTGCCTCAGATAAACAAACAAGCCGAAGTGCGCTGACAAAGCGCTGCtccctttcccttgtacataaccctctcccatatataaagcttgttcttgtcaccaaaccccagtcccgtcgaaggcagcgctgactgccgaaacgtcgacccctctCCCTATacgtgttaataaactccccgttgtgttttcctgtaagctctttgtcatcttctgatttttcctgcttatatatatacagggtgtgtgcagaaaaacatgacccgcatttttacatgtaactcgttgtctacttagccgaggaacttccggtggcgcacgacggcatatttatgcgtgcgaaagctacaaaaaaatcctggaagccagactcagtgtaaaaaaataaacagcgcgcgaaaacatgggcttccatgcattagaatagggcggtcatgacagtgcatggtagtgcatttcggtctcaggagagttatgtgcaggcaccgctaggggtactgccgatgagcatccatgtgggacatcgtttcgatttatggaccgatagctcccctagcggtacttgaacacaactctcctacgtccaccgtgttgccctttcacatacactctgttgtccaccatgttgccctattctgatgcacggaagccgacgttttcgttgttccgtttattttttaagctgagtatggcttccacaatttttctgcagatttcgcacgcataaatgcgccatcgtgcgccaccggaagttcgttagttaggtaggcaacaagctatgtgcctaaatgcgggtcatgtttttctgcacacaccctgtatatatatatatataaagacgTTAATTGACTAAATTAAATGCATGTCATCACATGTTAAGGAGCATCTCGTATTATTTTACTGCATGTCTACTCTTGCAATTATTCCAAACGTGAATTCCTCGATAACAATAATATAATGCTCACGGTTCGCAAATTGTGGGTTGACTGCACTGCCTGTACATATGGACAGCCATTACGTGTTTTGCCGCTGACGTTTATTACATATCGCGCAATTAGCTGTGTCATATATGACAGCAAGAGTGATTTTGGTGAGTCCACTCTTGATTTGTTTTGTAGCTTGCACTACGACTACAAAGAAGTGCATTGCAGGAACGATCGAATAGACCCTTTATTATGTGTTCAAAATAGCAAACCATGAGACAGCATATATGCAGCTCGAATGGTGAAAAGTGTGCCAAACAGTTAAGTCAACTGCAACCTTGCAGAAATGATTTGGTCTGTGTTACACCACAGGTGCACCATTCACATGTTGCTACAGCATCAGCGTGTAACTTGACTATTCATTCGCGAGCTATTCGATAGCTTCGATGCCACAAAGGACGGTACAAACAGCAAGGGGTGTTCTCATCGTTCGGATGGACTCGGCCGTGCCACTGCTGCTGTCTTGTGCGGCAATGATTGAAGCGGCCTCAAACACATGAATCGCCGTGCGAACAGGCGCATGCGCCTTGTGATCCCGGCGCAGCAGAGGGTGAGGAGGAGCCTCGCCGGCTGTGCGCGATATGTTTTGGAAATACGCTGCCGGGAATGGGCTGAGGGGGATCGGAGTGCAAAGTCCTTCTCCTCCCACTTGTCGTTTATGTCTTCCTGTTGTGCCATACAGAACCTGCAGATTCGGTCACCGGAGAAGCACTCCCGAAAACCACCAATCTGGTGGCATGACAAGTTATCGCCACGCACGTAGAGCAGTGCTCCTCTCAGAGTTTCATCATTGACAGTAATGCCGTCAGTTTCAAGCTTCTTGAGGTCAGCCATCAGGGGCTGCATCACGCATCGCAACCCATGCGATGAGACATCGGAACCCATGCGATGAGACAAGCTTGCATCTGACAAGTAATACTAGATGCTCACTCTCCACCCTTGACCGCAGTCCTGGGGAAAGATTCAGTAATGTAAAATATCCAGCCAATAATTTGTGTCTTCCTCTCTTACTCTCAATGGGGTTGCAGACCTCGAATtcgtcaaaataaagttggATAGCAATTTTCCCCTTCAGGTCTccttaaaaaaaattacaatcTTTGAAATGCTGACCATCATACACATCTTGAAGCAGATCAGGTGTCGCTTCATGTTTACTGGTGCTGTGCCGATGAGAACACAAAAGCATCTTGATCACATCACATATTGGAACATATTCTTATGTCTGCCTTGTGGAGGTTGATGATGGGAGGTTGACGGTCACAGGAGCTACACAAGGAAACTGGCTTTTCCAAAAGTTTTTACGCTCATGCTTTGAACGAAGGCATTATAGGTCTGTGACGTTCATTGAACTCAGACTTTCTTTAAACAAATCCAGACATTCGATTAGGTCATTCCCGGTCTCATTGAGTGTCGATTCTGGCAACTGTCTTCCTTCTTTCCATTTGAGAAACAGCAAAGAAAGTTGTACCACCGCATTAGTAGCGTCAACAGCACCACCGGCTGGTGTGGTCTCGAAGGTCACATCCGCGGAGATTTCTCTCGCGTCGTCCTTATGCTGTGTGACTTCCTCAGACTCCATCTGCGCGGCAACATCACCTTGCTCGGTGTGCTAGGTAGAGTCACGTGCCAAACAAGTCAGAATGCTTTCTGTTGACGAGCTTTTTGAATGAGGAGTACAGCTTATACGTCTACCTGCAACCACCAAGACCGCAGAGCCGGCCACATTCATGAGCGTGAATTCGTCCGAAATGACGGAAAAGCTGTCGGAGCGAGAAAGTTCGCTCCTGGCACTTCGTGCAGACGTAGGTTGTAACGTCGCGATGCTGAAAATGTTCATATCGTCGTTAGAACCTGTAGAGACAAACGCTTACGCCACCTTCTAACACCTTCTACACTTCTACACTTCTCACGTCCATCTTTACAATTGTTTCGGGTTCTGAACATCAAAGGGATCGAGACCACAGGACATTCGGCGCCATGCCTCTGAGAACTGTCAGCGATGACGATAGTCTTCGGGGACCACTATTTAATTTAATTCAATAACACTATGTTTGGTTTTCAGCGCATTCCGTTTCTCTGTCCGTCtgtttcgctttctttctttttttttctttgcatgcGATTTAGCTAACTGTTACGCTTATTCCTGTTTACATAGGCGGCTTCCTTCATAACCAATCCTTCTGAGCTGGCAACTATTGTCGATACCCCCTCGCCCGTGTCTTGGCGTGCGCCGCTCGTTCTCATTCATTTGTTCACGCATTACAGgattggcacagttcccctggaTGCTCCTTTCAGCTTCGAAATAACGACTTGCCTGCGGTGAGTTGCTTTATGACTTTATGATCATTATTGTCAGTTCTTCTGTTCTGTCGGCAGGCAGTGGGCGACCGCTTCTGTTTGCTGATATTCGATAatggcgagaaaaaaaaagtgcgtctCAAGGAAGGTACATACGATGAGCTTATGGGAGCcattaaggcggtgcatcaccaccgacgctctatgggaatcctcatacatttttcaactcccgtagcgccgcgaaaatttggttgatctccgtgcaactgcttttaaatggaagaggatgcttagatctagtgcctgatcgaagcagattttacgttttagactcagaaatttttatatcgtcgtcgaaaggtttgCGAAAAGCTACatttcgagattccgctcgcttacaaaatagcgccgcccaaaatcgaaaatctgactcgatcacgcactagaaaaacatatcaagaaccaataccaacaaaTAGATTTCATCTTTGTTAagccgttgactcggcacacgagtttttgttaggtatggtcatccgtggagtacGCCGCTTTAGAATGGacagcgcagtgctgccatctctcatcgagtgtgtcgtcacaagcaacaacaatttgaccgctggaaatgatataccgctgcacgtggccggaagacgacgaggccgacgttgaccATGACGCGGGAGCACGAGCACTGGCAGCGTAGCCCTGTCCCAAattgtgtttgtttgttcaacgatgctcattttctcgggggaatagtagatgaaacttatttgtcttggaattcccagtcgcagccacagaaatgtggaaggatcatgcttgtaaaaaaaatagTGGCGCTGGATAGGTTATGCAGTGAAATCTTTTCTTTTACACTGGATGCCGGAAACCTGGCAGCGCTTTTAGCTCTCATCCAGTAGGATGTCAACGGGAAGGGGGGGTCTGTTGTTTCATGGGACAACTTTACAACAGTTATGTGAACCGCACTGGGTATCCCCTCGTCCCATGACGTGGTTAGGAGCGCGGATCAAGTGCGGTCCCCTAGACTCTAAGCATTTGGAATTTCGGGCGGCGGATGGAGCTGGTTGGGgcagatttcagacacgtcCATATCGTTTAGTGTACAGTAAGGTACAGCGGACAATTTGGTGGGCAAGTGTGCAAATATGCTTCTGCTGAGAAAAGTTATTCGGGATCGAAGTTGAATCAGAATGGAAGCTGAAATGGAATCGGAGCACTTGGGACCCAGGTCGAAGTACGGTAAATAAATGGATAGAAATGTTGGCTCCCTCAGATTGAGAAATTAATCTCAGCGTAACAACGTCATGAGCGAGCACTGGGATGGCAGAAGCGTCAAAAACCGGCGGCACGGCATACCCACCGTGCCGTCTTCCTCACACCGTTACACAATGAGGGCATCAAGGCGGACACTGATGAACGTGAGCATATGATGCCAGTAATACCTTAGTGGTACCTCAGAAAGTTATACATGTGTAGTTGCTCGCACGATGAAGGAAAGATTACAACACCTGGATGCCTCCGCCTCGTGTGCGCGAGACACAAACCTTGCGCTTTCGTCCGAAGCAAAGCGTACAAAGGTTTCCGGCGTTTGTCTACGCTATTCGGCAAGTCTACGACGAACACGGTCTCAGTCGCTGTTCGTGCGCCGGCCTCTGCTACAGCGCTTCAGCAAAATGGGTTCTACAAGAGTTTACGGGACGCGAAAGCGTGACAGGCGACAGCTGTTGAGGATGCACAAGGTACGGCGTTTGCACGGTGCATCCGTCACGCTGGAAGGGGACCACTCGTCTACCGTTGCGTCGAACGACGCAAGTCGACACGACGACGCAGCTGCCGACATTGAGGAAGGGTCATCAAGCCCACCAGAAGACGGATCCGGTGCCACAGAAGGGAGACGGATTGTGGACCTAATGCATCTGTTCAGGAGCTTCAAGGCGTTCGGAATTCATCACCCTTCGAGTTACACACTTGCGGACATGGAAGTGGTTTCTGAACGCAGGAAAGGACTGCGCAGTGaactaacactgcagtgcaaaatgtgTGGACTAAAGGATGTGGTTGACACTGAGCGCCCACCAAGCGTCGACCAAGATAACATGGATGTGAACACCGCAGCAGTTCTCCTGCCAGAGCCCgttgaccctcgctatcctcgaagcatgcgaattagagttcccgattacagaaggaagtacTGATTACGCTAAGCCCGAagaattgtaatcagtgtgccgtgtgccttttgctaatcgagacaagGTCATGTGATGTCGGCAGCCTCGACAAGGACGAGAAAGAAAGCTAGAGTGGATTTCTATAAGTTCATGTGCGgataggcaagatgacactcacactgacaatttgttatgaaatgctctcactccgagatccatgagctgaaggtcacttccagacgaatgggacatcagagacccAGTTCACGGCATGCTGATCTGTACTTGGGCGAAGTCTGGGACCGTGGCTAGTGACAACCAGGATGAGCACAGCAGACCCGAATTATATACtcgaccaaactggaaacctccattcgcactttacgttccaagcagctgtatggtccacgcacacacatttttctcccctaccctgcttttcttcccttttcttcttctcttttgcctttctcctcctcctccactggtgtccaaggatatgggaaacgctatgcagcctctttgcagttttatttcatttccgttgactgtgctagtaaatgaagcgttttgcaccaccacaacgtggtctgaaatttgtaagcccagggtgacaggaaacaaagaaaacaggttgcggtttcgtttcgcaatttccgcgtaatgtcggtaggcGATAACATGTCGACACCAActtgtttcaaccgcgtcgtgtccaacctaggttttttgtgttacgagagatttcgtttattatatgcgcaagcattgccgaaatcacacgaaacgactggtgactaaacCTTCGCCCGACACAGCACGGAATAGCAACAGATCAACGAAtaagttcaggagacagctggacagcctgtgcgcattcaaaagtCGCGCtactaattgttccgtctggctgagcgcgatatgTATGTTGAGTATTGGACTTATGTttgaccagctcgcgtggctcagtggttagcgtgctggccatgtcacgtcgagactggggggTACCCGGGTTGGAATTccggtgccgactgtgctgtctggggtttttcctgggttttcctcagacgtttccagacatgtgtcggcacagttcccttacaagtcggcccaggatgcgcattcccccaggacgtcagtcgtgacgttgcccacccctgtgaggccgacaacggcgagccatttcaccacccaccaccaccaccaccacagatcatatgtttgcacaagattttgcttgacccgtcgcgcgccaagagaaaacaaaaataacacaaaaagaagacgttacaccagcggtactgcatttctaagcaagcgcctaaatgttgtgaagcggtgactgcgcgaaccatttcgctcgctgcgccatccctcgactgtagacgacgaagtgccggctatgatgcaccgccgctgtcgtctgtttctttttcatccACGTGGGTTCTCGTGCGTGAATAGAAGGTAGCTTTGCATTTATCCAGATTCAGGTTTATGACCCCGACGTCGACGACTTCACGGATATCGAGAAGGGTGACGAGATAAGCAACAAATCGAAGATAAAGGTGGGACGCAGGCTCGTTGCTCACACCAATGTAAGCTATATTGCACCAATCCGGCTTCCAGGGTTTTTGTACACATTTGATTTGAGTTGGgatgtacagggttcgccaagataaactacggggtttgtaacgaagataaaacaaattagaacagtgtcggaaagctaaacTAGATATTagaagacgtattatgccccaaaattttatgttaataatgccgcttggtctgtttctctgcggataaatcgtgaaaattaaaaaaatcgcTGCTGCCTAAAcagctatacctgtgtttcagcttctttccgtcagatggcgaaacggtcgaacgcggcgttgcagagtacgattctgcattcagttccacttgttcagatttcgatgttgtctgcaacgccgcgtttgaccgtttcgccatctgacggaaaggagctgaaacacaggtagaGCCGACTAGGCAACGGcggttttctaattttcacgatttatccgcagaggaacggaccaaatggcactatcgacataaaattttgcgGCATATTACGTCCTccaacatctactttagctttccgacactgttcttatttgttttatcttcgttacaaaccccgaagtttatcttggcgaaccctgtatattAACAGGTGCTGAAGGACGTGACCAATTAAtcagttccgtttattcatttgcacaggtcaaccattcaatgcgcattgaaagtggccgtgtagcagcgttaaaactcgagcgtgctcgggaagttcaatgcagatcggattcgagaaggatcaaaatgcccgtgtgacaggggtattactgtCCCAATGGGCTGTTGCTCTCAGCTTGCATGCCATGTGGTGTCCGATGATGACGAAACGTATGTAACATTTCCGAGTGACCAATGCGGGTCTCATCTTGGGTGTCGCATTCAAAGTGCTCTTGAGCGCATTTAGCTTACTAAGCCATGCTGGATTTTGTAAAACATAAGGGCGATTCGGAACGGTAGACTGGACGCCATTGCTTTTTATTCTATATAGGAACGCTTTACCAGAACCATCGATTTCGAAAGAGGATGTACCTGTTGTCGACAAGTGTGACCACTTGAAGTTTAAACTCCCGACCTTTGGCCCTTGGGAAGCAGTGCTCAATCGGAAGGCATCAATTGGCGGCGACGTTCGCCGTGCCATCGTGGATATCCTCTTTCAAGAATGCATGAAATTGGCGTTGTAGAGGAAACTTTCGTTTCATTTTGTTGGTCACTGTTGTTCCTGTCAATCCAACTGAAGAAATGCTGTTCCAGGTACCCTTCACACCGTCTGTATCGGCGTTCTGCAGAGCTGCTTGTACTTAAGTTTCCGCACTTGAGAGATAACTTCAGCGTGAATGGGAAGATGGGCGGACATGTGAGGAAATCTGTTCTTGAATATATTAAGGGCAGGGCACTTTTTCCCTTAATGTCTTTCCCATGCAGCCATCTTTTCCGAAGTGATCAAGTGCAAGAGCTTCGTGATTAAATTTATAGTTTGTGGTCAACATGGATAACCTCTTCACATTTACAGTACTCTTGGGTGGAGGCACTGAAGTGCAAATTTAAAAACATGAGGAAGAAATTGGACGACAACCCTGCAGTGCTGGCGATGCGTGAGAAACAGGGCAAAAAGCGAGTGAAACCACCCGAGGAAGCATGCCCCAATGCAACGAAACGGGTCTCCCGCCTTTATGTGAGTCATGCTCTTTGCATTGTTGAGTACGTCATGCATCACATTCTTTGGGACAGTTTTTCATTGATCGACAGTTTCTGAATAGGTTCGTCATTTTGCTATGTGTAGGGTCATGAGCATTTGATCGTCCTTAGAGAGACAGAGTAGTCATTGGAGAACCATAGGCAGTGGCTGATTTGCCATTCAGAGGAAGAAGAAAGCCAAGTCACAAAGGAGAGGTTTCTTCTTACAGCAAAGGGAGCGGCATGAAAAAATGATGAATGTGACCCTGGCAGCTGCGTTGTCAGAATTCCCATTCCTCGCGAGAGGATCAGCTGTATGCTATAGATTTTGACCATGTGTGTCAGTGCTCATTTCATATAGGTTAGATGCGTGTTCCGGAATCATTGAGATCTATGGCAGGGTGTCCAcagttttggggggggggggtcactgTAGTGAAAGGTGCTTAGTCTAGATGCACAGTTGAATGCTATGTTATAATCGTGAAGTCGAGACTGAGGGGGTCAGTACACCTGGAGCCCTGCTACTTGAGCACACTTATCTGATTTGGCTGGGAACCTCTGTGTCTTGGGTTGCTTTCAGTCAGGCAGATGATCTGTAGTGGCCGTGGCTCACATTTTCAAACAGGGTATTGACCTTTGCTGTTGCAGTTAGGCCAATTTGAAACTGTGGCTGCACTTTTGGTTATATAAGGGCTTCATTGTTGCTCTCATGTCTCCAGGGCTGACATACTTTGTTAATACTTGCATTCGTCCGCAGCGGCTTCTGGAATTCAGCCTGCTGTGGAAGGTGGACCTTGCAACAGCATTCGAGAACGGGTTTCTGAGCCTGACAAACATAATCTTGCAGCATGGAGAGGCAAGTGAGGTGGTTACACTGTCTGCAAGCTCTACTGGTATGCAGTTCTTGTATTTAGACGTAGTCTTAATCTCGCCATTACATTGAATGAGATAACATGCACAACTTTTGCCTCGTATTTCCATTTTTTTAGGAATGATATGTGTGTTCTTTAATTTGCTACATGGTAATGCAGTGCTGGGGGCACTTGAGGTCATGGACTGAGGTGCAAGGAAAAGCTAAGCAACATCGTTTCCAGGGTAGGCACACCCACTGCCAACTACTTGATTTTAAGTCTACCATTCCTGCTTGTTGTCCATAGCATAGGAACTAAGAATCAAACCTTGCATGAAGGTGTGCCACTACTTGCGTCTCACGTGCGTCCTCACTTCTCAGCGGTGTGTGCTGCATATTTGCAGCATTTTGGACATTCCATATAGAGTACCCACTGGGATACCACAAGATGCTCACATTTCTCGAGCACGCCTTCGCAGGGCTGAGTGAAACTAAGCCCAGAGTAAAATGCATGGAGTTCCTCAAATTCTACATCCTGCACGGTGGACGAAACGAGCAACCCAACGAGAAATAACTTCAGTTCCTGGCCCATAGAAATATTTGCAATAAAATACTGTCTTTTGTACGTTATGTCTATTTATTTTGTCCCTTTATTTTGTCCCTTTTATGCATGATTCAGgtaaaatggggggggggtatataaaAAAAGGTGTGAAATAGTGCCATTTGGGGGTACGAAAATTACAGTTTAAGCAATACATATGCACCTTTTCAATGTTCTCGATATACTGCCCTTCGAGCCACAGAGTTACAAATGTACTCCATCCCAGAACGAGTGAAAAAAATACACTTCCTTGGTGGAGTGAAAATTAGAGTAAAAAGGAGTTCGCTATGGGACAAGCGATTTACTCCTTTTGGGCAGTTAATGTACACTTTTTTCTCTAACAGTGTACACGCGTGTCACGGCCGGTCATAGTGGTTTAAGAGCAGTGTTCCTTCATGTGTTCAGGCCGTTATGCCCTGCATGGCAGTTATGCATGGGCCCTGTATGCTTTTCGTCTCACTCGCACGAGTGTGAAGTTTCTTCGGAGCCAGAAGTGGAACGTACAGCAGCCTCACAGTTGCGCGGGTGTTCGCCGTGTATGACGCGTCTTCTTTCAGAACATCATCTACAATCTATATATGTTTAGTTCTATCAGACTCGTGTTGATTATCAAAGGAGGTAATATCACCACTGCCTCGCACATTCGTACTTCCTTTGAGTCTTTTTGCATACGCGCACCCTTTAGTTGGCACATAGGAGCACTCGGGAAGAGCGCAGGAACAGCGTCGCTCTGCAACACTTTTCCTTGAAGACTCCTAGCTCGTGCATCAGTCCTGCTCTGATATCGAACATCTCAGATTCGAAATGGTCGGAACATATACTCTGTGTGGTATCATCCCACTCATTCCCGTCTTTCGGAGCGCTGCCTCCCACTCACGGCGACGCGCTTTGCATCTCTCGAGAAGCCAAAATAGGCAACTCCCGACGCAAAAGTCGACTTGTTGCCGCAAGTTTTGATGACCACCTCGCACCACCACTATCAACACAATCACCACTATGACTCATTGTTGcacaaaaaacgagaaaactaCAAGGCGTTCAACGGACACGAGCACAGATCTGGTACAGAACACGGCTCAGAGCCACCGCTCCTCACATGTTGAAAATCATTTTTGTGACGTCTGCGCCCTTTTTAGCCGATATATTCCGTAACTGCGTTCGAAGCATGTCAATAATCGCAAAAGTAGCATAAACCTGCAACAGATTTTCGAAGActcgaagtctccctttaaggccTTCAATCGAGCAATGGTGTTTTTCATTCTTTCAGCCCCCATCAACGAGTTGTTTACTGCACACTAGGAATTAGTGTAAGTCACATTGGATGCATCAGGCAATACTTGGACATTGTGCTGCTGATAGCATATTCTACCTGCCCTGACGTCAGAGCcacatgagtttcggtatttgcGGCGCCGATATTCTACACGTCTTTATTCCACCTTTTGCTATAAGAAGATAAAATTCAGGTTCACATTGATGGAAATAACTATCGTTTACATTGATCCAGCATAGTCCGAGGTGAAGTGTTCATATAGCTTTAAGGTAATGACAGGTACTGTCTTGCTCAGCTCAAAaacgcgggttcgatcccgacAGACGACGGTAGCAACGTGGAGGGGCTGGACGTCGCTTCTACCTCTGCGTGTCCGAGATTTCTGGCGCACaataaacaaaaaacaaagaaaagactCCTTACCCCGCGGCACCTGCAGCATGTCACCaaacaaaggggggggggggaaatgtttaatagagtgaaaggaaaaaaatggaaatgtcaTCCAGGCttttgccagcttgctattccgaaaaagaaactgaaaaataaacatacaGGAAGGAAAATAAAGGAACTGAGAATAAACAAAGGCTGTCTGagtcaccttacgtgtaaatctacacTGAATCGCTTATGTAATACGTCCCATAGTTTAGTAGAGCACAGAGCTCTCTGTGCCAATGAAACCAACTGAGTGCTGCTAGCAGTCATGCATCCTAGTCCTCAGTACCTACGGAATGCATGAATTCGTACTGGTAAAAGTCGTCACACTAATGCTGGCTAGTACTTGTCGCTGATTTTCGTTATTCGGCGAAACTACACGTGAGTCTGCATGAGGAATTAGCGCAATAGACGTGCAATTCTGAGTCACAAGTTGCAGCGcacaaatgaaaggaaaaaaagaacgaataaAGCGACCGCGACTGCGAAAAATACACGCAAGTTGTATCCAATTACTTGTCTGTTTTGTTAAGATGCTTAGCGAGGCAAGCAGCTGGTG
It contains:
- the LOC135383541 gene encoding uncharacterized protein LOC135383541 isoform X1; this encodes MHEIGVVEETFVSFCWSLLFLSIQLKKCCSRYPSHRLYRRSAELLVLKFPHLRDNFSVNGKMGGHYSWVEALKCKFKNMRKKLDDNPAVLAMREKQGKKRVKPPEEACPNATKRVSRLYRLLEFSLLWKVDLATAFENGFLSLTNIILQHGEASEVVTLSASSTGMICVFFNLLHGNAVLGALEVMD
- the LOC135383541 gene encoding uncharacterized protein LOC135383541 isoform X2, giving the protein MHEIGVVEETFVSFCWSLLFLSIQLKKCCSRYPSHRLYRRSAELLVLKFPHLRDNFSVNGKMGGHYSWVEALKCKFKNMRKKLDDNPAVLAMREKQGKKRVKPPEEACPNATKRVSRLYRLLEFSLLWKVDLATAFENGFLSLTNIILQHGEASEVVTLSASSTVLGALEVMD